In a genomic window of Methanobacterium alcaliphilum:
- a CDS encoding 4Fe-4S binding protein — protein MPVIIDNEKCGKIKNCPGAGLCIKICEKGALIEENGELVLIDEKCDNCDLCITSCPNKAITKA, from the coding sequence ATGCCAGTGATTATTGACAATGAAAAATGTGGAAAAATCAAAAACTGTCCTGGTGCAGGACTCTGCATCAAAATATGCGAAAAAGGAGCATTAATCGAAGAAAATGGAGAGCTAGTTTTAATAGATGAAAAATGTGATAACTGCGATTTATGTATCACTAGCTGTCCTAACAAAGCAATAACCAAGGCCTGA
- a CDS encoding P-II family nitrogen regulator gives MQMVRAIIRPEMAKKTVDDLDAAGYVALTKLDVIGRGKQKGIQLENIYYDEIPKTMLMLVAEDESIDQIVDIINEAAYTGNFGDGKIFISPVEEIYTVRTRSKGL, from the coding sequence ATGCAGATGGTTAGAGCTATAATAAGGCCCGAAATGGCAAAAAAAACCGTTGACGATCTTGATGCTGCCGGTTACGTTGCCCTTACCAAACTTGACGTTATAGGAAGAGGTAAACAAAAGGGAATTCAGCTTGAAAATATTTACTATGATGAAATACCCAAAACCATGCTGATGTTGGTTGCTGAAGATGAATCCATTGATCAAATTGTGGATATAATAAACGAAGCTGCTTATACTGGAAATTTTGGTGATGGAAAAATATTCATCAGCCCAGTAGAAGAAATATATACAGTTAGAACTCGAAGCAAAGGACTTTAA
- the nifE gene encoding nitrogenase iron-molybdenum cofactor biosynthesis protein NifE, producing the protein MEPVIETFESRKKHMCVKGDGLSIPVCDKASLPGTVTQRTCVFGGARIVLMPITDSIHLVHGPVGCASCTWDIRGSKSSRDDLYKKGCSTDLREKDIVFGGEKKLFETVVELKNLYNPGAIFVYATCVSGVIGDDIKAVCKKAEESTGCRVIPVQSEGFQDHNKTKGHWIGCDALLDNVIGTKEPEETTPYDINIVGEFNVAGDLWGIKPLLEEIGVNIVATMTGDSYVEEIAQSHRVKLNIVQCQKSSNYLAKKMEKKYGIPSLKVNFFGLEQTVASLRDIADFFGDEEMIDRTEKIIERGLAEVQDDIKEYKKRLDGKTVALYVGGNKAWSLVRAFEELGMDVMMSGTKNGIREDYERIKEVVRDGTIIVDDANSTELARLLKKYRPNLLISGAKEKYISLKLGVPFCDFNHDRISAFAGFKGFISFAKEVDASVSSPVFDLTQKTLRED; encoded by the coding sequence ATGGAACCAGTTATTGAGACATTTGAATCTCGTAAAAAACACATGTGCGTAAAAGGAGATGGGCTTTCAATTCCCGTTTGTGATAAAGCAAGCCTTCCTGGTACCGTAACCCAAAGAACATGTGTTTTTGGTGGTGCAAGGATTGTTTTAATGCCTATCACAGATTCCATACACTTAGTACATGGCCCTGTTGGTTGTGCATCATGTACATGGGATATAAGAGGAAGTAAATCATCTCGTGATGATCTCTACAAAAAAGGGTGTTCCACCGATTTAAGGGAAAAAGATATTGTATTTGGTGGTGAAAAAAAACTCTTTGAAACTGTAGTCGAACTTAAAAACCTCTATAACCCCGGAGCAATATTTGTATATGCTACTTGCGTTTCTGGAGTAATCGGAGACGACATTAAAGCAGTGTGTAAAAAGGCAGAAGAATCAACAGGATGTAGAGTTATTCCCGTGCAATCAGAGGGTTTTCAGGACCATAATAAAACCAAAGGACATTGGATAGGATGTGACGCATTATTAGATAATGTAATTGGAACTAAAGAACCTGAAGAAACCACCCCATATGATATAAACATCGTTGGAGAATTCAATGTAGCCGGAGATTTATGGGGGATAAAACCACTCTTAGAGGAAATAGGAGTTAATATCGTAGCCACCATGACTGGAGACTCATATGTAGAAGAGATAGCTCAATCCCACAGGGTGAAACTAAATATTGTCCAGTGCCAGAAATCATCTAATTACTTGGCTAAAAAAATGGAGAAAAAATACGGAATACCCTCCCTTAAAGTCAATTTCTTTGGTTTAGAACAAACCGTAGCATCACTAAGAGATATAGCTGATTTCTTTGGAGACGAAGAAATGATTGATCGTACTGAAAAAATAATTGAACGTGGGTTGGCCGAAGTGCAGGATGATATAAAAGAATATAAAAAACGATTAGATGGAAAAACTGTGGCGCTCTATGTAGGTGGAAATAAAGCTTGGTCATTAGTTAGAGCTTTTGAAGAACTAGGAATGGACGTTATGATGTCCGGAACAAAAAATGGGATCCGAGAAGATTATGAAAGAATCAAAGAAGTTGTAAGAGATGGAACCATAATTGTTGATGATGCTAACTCAACTGAACTAGCCCGATTACTGAAAAAATATAGGCCCAATTTGCTCATATCTGGAGCTAAAGAAAAATATATATCTTTGAAGTTAGGTGTTCCTTTCTGTGACTTCAATCATGATAGAATATCTGCATTTGCCGGGTTTAAAGGATTTATAAGCTTTGCTAAAGAAGTTGATGCTTCAGTATCCAGTCCAGTATTTGACCTCACACAAAAAACTCTAAGGGAGGATTAA
- a CDS encoding 4Fe-4S ferredoxin, with amino-acid sequence MSEISTPQLMKNIMSDQIIVNIQLDEDKCQGSKCGICACICPTNVFTVESDKICIKSPDYCKFCFKCMEICPNAALSITR; translated from the coding sequence ATGTCTGAGATATCTACACCCCAATTAATGAAAAATATTATGTCAGATCAAATAATAGTAAATATCCAGTTAGATGAGGATAAATGTCAGGGTTCAAAATGTGGGATTTGCGCCTGCATTTGCCCCACCAATGTTTTTACAGTAGAATCTGACAAAATATGTATAAAATCACCAGATTACTGTAAATTTTGCTTTAAATGTATGGAAATCTGTCCAAATGCAGCATTATCCATAACAAGATAA
- a CDS encoding molybdopterin-dependent oxidoreductase: MITTCTRDCPGSCSILAHIENGKIVKLQGNPDHDVTAGFLCKNTAHYLEDIFYNSQRILHPLLKENGEWKRISWDVALDIAASKISEVIEEYGSSAILYYQGFGARTALQSINKRFFNLLGGVTATYGTVCGGIGHSAMEMDFGVKISHDPLDHLNSDMVIIWGRNPAITDVHLWRILRKAKRNGTKIVVIDPVETKTANLADIFIQPAPGSDHYLAMALAKIILEHGFIDSDFIDSHTTNFESYKDIIDNYSLEFLSKKFDVSIAELKDLALSYAQCKPASIIAGWGIHRYIQGHLPLRFMDALAAITGNIGISGGGVSQGFEEYEYFDFSLENVDGGENNNHRQIPMPTLGEAILSTEEPPIKLIFLASADPVNLNPNSLKIKKAFESTDFVIMIDHFLNDTSDVADLFLPATTFLEEENLMGSYGHSWVSPINPVVPPQGEVKSEFEIFQLLSKRLGFGNEMSGAPKKWLKKLAAPILNQNMNFNDIQTSPQKMVASTEIPFADGKFKTKSGKFEFIREFAVQDDFKRKYPLKLLSTMHPDFIGSVVPESYKVDGFLEVKVHPEILKDKNITDGAKSLLESTVGSMVVEVKADESVRKDYVLTYKGGWLKHNKCVNVLTHDQISEVGNGTPYYDTRVRIRNLD, from the coding sequence GTGATAACCACATGCACCAGGGATTGTCCAGGAAGTTGTAGCATACTGGCCCATATTGAAAATGGAAAAATCGTTAAATTACAAGGCAATCCAGATCATGATGTGACTGCTGGGTTTTTATGTAAAAATACAGCCCATTATTTAGAAGACATCTTTTACAATTCCCAAAGAATCCTTCATCCTCTTTTAAAAGAAAATGGAGAATGGAAAAGAATAAGCTGGGATGTTGCACTGGATATAGCTGCTTCTAAAATTTCTGAAGTTATTGAAGAATATGGGAGTTCCGCTATTCTTTATTATCAAGGTTTTGGTGCGCGTACTGCTCTCCAAAGCATTAATAAGCGGTTTTTTAATTTGTTAGGTGGAGTCACAGCCACTTACGGAACAGTATGCGGAGGTATAGGCCATAGCGCCATGGAAATGGATTTTGGAGTAAAAATATCCCATGACCCATTGGATCATTTAAACAGCGATATGGTCATCATATGGGGTAGAAATCCTGCAATAACCGATGTGCACCTCTGGAGAATTTTAAGAAAAGCCAAACGGAATGGAACAAAAATAGTTGTTATCGACCCGGTTGAAACAAAAACTGCGAATTTAGCAGATATCTTTATCCAGCCAGCCCCAGGATCAGATCATTATCTAGCCATGGCTTTAGCTAAAATAATATTAGAACATGGATTTATAGACTCTGATTTTATAGATAGCCATACCACTAATTTTGAGTCTTACAAAGATATTATTGATAATTATTCACTGGAATTTCTTAGCAAGAAATTTGATGTTAGCATAGCTGAATTAAAAGACCTTGCCTTATCTTATGCTCAATGTAAACCCGCTAGTATCATTGCAGGGTGGGGAATTCATCGTTATATCCAAGGTCATCTACCTCTTAGATTCATGGATGCACTTGCAGCCATCACAGGAAATATTGGAATATCCGGTGGTGGAGTAAGTCAGGGCTTTGAAGAATACGAGTATTTTGATTTTTCTCTGGAAAATGTGGATGGTGGAGAAAATAATAATCATCGTCAAATACCCATGCCTACCCTTGGTGAAGCCATTCTAAGTACTGAAGAACCACCTATAAAACTGATATTTTTAGCATCTGCAGATCCAGTGAATCTCAATCCTAACTCTTTAAAAATTAAAAAAGCATTTGAAAGCACAGATTTCGTTATCATGATTGATCATTTCTTAAATGACACTTCTGATGTGGCAGATTTATTTCTCCCTGCTACCACATTTTTAGAGGAAGAAAATCTCATGGGAAGTTATGGTCATAGTTGGGTTTCCCCTATAAATCCAGTAGTACCTCCTCAAGGTGAAGTCAAATCAGAATTTGAAATCTTTCAATTACTTTCCAAAAGATTAGGTTTTGGAAATGAAATGTCTGGGGCTCCTAAAAAATGGCTAAAAAAACTAGCAGCACCTATATTAAATCAAAACATGAATTTCAATGATATTCAAACTTCCCCTCAAAAAATGGTAGCATCTACTGAAATACCATTTGCTGATGGTAAATTTAAAACAAAATCTGGAAAATTTGAATTTATCCGGGAATTTGCAGTTCAAGATGATTTTAAGCGAAAATACCCATTAAAACTCCTTTCAACTATGCATCCCGATTTTATAGGATCTGTGGTTCCGGAATCATATAAAGTTGATGGATTTTTAGAAGTGAAAGTTCATCCAGAAATATTGAAAGATAAAAATATTACAGATGGGGCAAAATCTTTGCTTGAATCCACAGTGGGAAGTATGGTAGTTGAAGTGAAAGCAGATGAAAGTGTCAGAAAGGACTATGTGCTCACATATAAAGGTGGCTGGTTGAAACACAATAAATGTGTGAATGTTTTAACTCATGACCAGATTAGTGAAGTTGGAAATGGAACTCCTTATTATGATACTAGAGTTAGAATAAGGAATTTAGATTAA
- the fwdF gene encoding tungsten-dependent formylmethanofuran dehydrogenase subunit FwdF, giving the protein MINIKRNGDQNRQLKHDNNQCVGCGICRDVCPTHAINLGPVLPIARGLIEMDNINIDSDKCALCGICASSCPFGALDFKIGGESTSKIKEYPYWSHDTIINEENCIYCQACQNICPQDAITVSRELPERKKLVSGEIEIDENECIHCGICSELCPAEAITLQTGDHRKESIEVNLDKCVYCLVCKRACPVDAIKTVCRLCSYGDVDLNPEDYQTTGTTVLNFNNCVSCGWCQEVCPVDAINVSKPFEGEIVKEESEDCKGETCHACQDVCPCNAIKLVDGKIEINPKVCVLCGACTQTCPQNTIHITRKNMKLENLKSRSWKKQLGKILN; this is encoded by the coding sequence ATGATAAACATCAAAAGAAATGGTGATCAAAATCGTCAACTGAAACATGATAACAATCAATGCGTAGGCTGCGGAATATGTAGAGATGTATGTCCCACCCATGCAATTAATTTAGGGCCTGTATTACCCATAGCACGTGGATTAATAGAGATGGACAATATTAATATTGATTCCGATAAGTGTGCTTTATGCGGAATATGTGCATCATCTTGTCCATTTGGAGCCTTGGATTTTAAGATTGGAGGTGAAAGTACTTCCAAAATCAAAGAATATCCTTACTGGTCCCATGATACCATAATAAATGAAGAGAATTGTATCTATTGTCAAGCTTGTCAAAATATCTGTCCTCAAGATGCAATCACAGTAAGTCGTGAACTTCCAGAGCGGAAGAAACTGGTAAGTGGAGAAATAGAAATAGATGAAAATGAATGTATCCACTGTGGAATATGTAGCGAACTATGTCCTGCAGAAGCCATCACCCTCCAAACAGGAGATCATAGGAAGGAAAGTATTGAAGTTAACCTAGACAAATGTGTTTATTGTCTGGTATGTAAGAGAGCTTGTCCTGTAGATGCCATAAAAACAGTTTGTAGGCTTTGTTCTTATGGAGATGTAGATCTAAATCCTGAAGATTACCAGACCACTGGAACTACGGTTTTAAATTTCAATAATTGTGTGAGTTGCGGTTGGTGTCAAGAAGTTTGTCCAGTTGATGCCATTAATGTGAGCAAACCATTTGAAGGAGAGATAGTTAAAGAAGAATCTGAAGACTGTAAAGGTGAAACATGCCACGCATGTCAGGATGTCTGCCCCTGTAATGCAATTAAATTAGTTGATGGGAAGATTGAAATAAACCCAAAAGTCTGTGTTCTTTGTGGAGCTTGTACTCAAACATGTCCTCAAAATACAATTCATATCACGCGAAAAAACATGAAATTGGAAAATTTAAAATCTAGATCATGGAAAAAACAGTTGGGAAAAATATTAAATTAA
- a CDS encoding P-II family nitrogen regulator: MKEIIAIIRPNKMAKTKEVLDSLGFPAMTANRVIGRGNQKAIINEVNFSVDTTGIDSSDEKCLRYIPKRMITLIVMDEDVSLVVESIMKVNCTGQIGDGKIFVCPINDAVRVRTKESGVDAVL, from the coding sequence TTGAAAGAAATTATTGCCATTATACGCCCTAATAAAATGGCTAAAACAAAGGAAGTTTTGGATTCACTGGGTTTCCCTGCCATGACTGCTAATCGAGTAATTGGCCGAGGAAACCAAAAAGCAATAATAAATGAAGTGAATTTCAGTGTAGACACAACGGGAATCGACTCTTCAGATGAAAAATGTCTTAGATACATACCTAAGAGAATGATAACCCTGATTGTGATGGACGAAGACGTATCACTGGTTGTAGAATCAATAATGAAAGTTAACTGCACAGGACAAATAGGAGATGGTAAAATTTTTGTTTGTCCAATAAACGATGCTGTCAGAGTACGAACCAAAGAAAGTGGAGTTGACGCGGTTTTATAA
- a CDS encoding nitrogenase subunit alpha, translated as MPFKLFEVSKEIPERKEHTYVKHCNDPEDCLPTCNSKTIPGSMTERGCAFAGAKGVITGALKDVAHIVHSPVGCTVYGYGTKRYPTTTTLPDGSEFPIKDFNIKYIIGTDLQESDVVFGGIKKLRQAIRDTNKEFPFVSAIYLYATCTTGLIGDDMDGLAKEMEEEIGKPIIAFNAPGFAGPTQSKGHTIGNNVLFSQLVGKFEPPQTTPYDINLIGEYNIDGDLWLLKDYFKEIGINVLSTFTGDSSHYEISWMHRAKLSVVRCQRSSTYIAKMIEEKYGVPYIKTDFFSTNYCAENLKTVAKFFGLEEKADKLITERMGKIKPELDFYKEKLTGKKVFIFSGGPKSYHISIPIEKELGMETTGVSSMFEHEDGFQKMKDRVKEGALVIDDPNTLELEELVEDYDIDLILGGVKEKYLVHKLGIPSLLIHSYENGPYIGFEGFLNLARDMYSSIYSPVWNLLEFQETEEPDIIDPAEELEEAK; from the coding sequence ATGCCTTTTAAACTTTTTGAGGTTTCAAAAGAAATCCCTGAGAGGAAAGAGCACACCTATGTGAAACACTGCAACGATCCAGAAGATTGTCTCCCTACTTGTAACTCAAAAACCATCCCCGGATCCATGACAGAACGTGGATGTGCTTTTGCTGGGGCAAAAGGAGTTATAACTGGAGCTTTAAAAGACGTTGCACATATTGTGCACTCACCAGTAGGTTGTACCGTGTACGGTTATGGTACTAAAAGATATCCTACCACCACCACCCTGCCAGATGGCAGTGAATTTCCCATAAAAGATTTCAATATTAAATATATCATAGGAACAGATTTACAGGAGTCAGATGTAGTATTTGGTGGAATTAAAAAATTAAGACAAGCCATTAGAGATACCAATAAAGAGTTTCCATTTGTTAGCGCCATATACCTCTATGCCACATGTACCACTGGTTTAATTGGGGATGACATGGATGGTTTGGCCAAAGAAATGGAAGAAGAAATAGGTAAACCCATAATTGCATTTAATGCACCAGGATTTGCTGGGCCAACCCAATCAAAAGGACATACAATAGGAAATAATGTACTTTTCAGCCAATTAGTGGGAAAATTTGAACCTCCCCAAACCACTCCCTATGACATAAACCTCATTGGAGAATACAATATTGACGGAGATCTCTGGTTACTTAAAGACTACTTTAAAGAAATTGGAATAAATGTTTTAAGTACATTTACCGGAGACAGTAGCCATTACGAAATTTCCTGGATGCACCGGGCAAAATTAAGTGTAGTGAGATGTCAAAGATCATCAACATATATTGCTAAAATGATCGAGGAAAAATATGGAGTCCCCTATATAAAAACAGATTTCTTCAGTACCAATTACTGTGCTGAAAACCTGAAAACTGTGGCTAAATTCTTCGGACTTGAAGAAAAAGCAGATAAATTAATTACTGAGAGAATGGGCAAAATTAAACCAGAATTAGACTTTTACAAAGAAAAGTTAACTGGAAAGAAAGTATTCATCTTCTCTGGAGGACCTAAAAGTTATCATATATCCATACCTATTGAAAAAGAATTAGGAATGGAAACTACTGGTGTATCTTCCATGTTTGAACACGAAGATGGATTCCAGAAAATGAAAGACCGGGTTAAAGAAGGAGCACTTGTAATAGACGATCCGAACACATTAGAGTTAGAAGAATTAGTAGAAGATTATGATATAGATTTGATCCTTGGAGGAGTTAAAGAAAAATATTTGGTACATAAACTTGGAATACCTTCCCTTTTAATCCATTCCTACGAAAATGGACCATACATCGGATTTGAAGGATTCTTAAACCTTGCAAGAGATATGTACTCTTCCATTTACAGTCCTGTGTGGAACCTGCTAGAATTCCAGGAAACTGAAGAACCCGATATCATTGACCCTGCAGAAGAACTCGAGGAGGCGAAATAA
- a CDS encoding TOBE domain-containing protein, whose translation MKISARNIIKGKVASVDEGKVVANVKVAVENPEMLTAVITKESVKDLGLKEGEEVFLIIKSTEVMVGKK comes from the coding sequence ATGAAGATTAGTGCCCGAAATATAATAAAAGGAAAAGTAGCCAGTGTGGATGAAGGCAAAGTAGTGGCTAATGTGAAAGTTGCAGTTGAAAATCCTGAAATGTTAACTGCAGTAATTACAAAAGAATCAGTGAAAGACTTAGGACTCAAAGAAGGGGAAGAAGTGTTTTTAATTATTAAGTCTACCGAAGTCATGGTAGGGAAAAAATAA
- the nifN gene encoding nitrogenase iron-molybdenum cofactor biosynthesis protein NifN: MRNCHESNYDKKFAVVNPAKICQPMGAIQALLGLKKAMPLIHGSQGCSTYMRFQLTRHFREPIEVASTSMNEKTVIYGGEFNLMKALKNITEKQSPDIIAVASSCLTETIGDDMTGIIRKFEEANTGQKLPEIISISTPSYAGTHIEGYDNTIKALVEHLAIPGHPNEKLNIITGHLTPAEVKEVKNILRELNSEFIILTDTSENLDAPLSESALNLYEGGTSLEEIQDTCNSKGTIALSKHVDSAGKFLEKKFEVPCISGPLPIGVENTDQFIKSVCELTGNEIPDVIENDRGRLIDAMVDAHSYTYHRKVAIFGDPDFVSGMSRFTAEMGMIPTVLCTGAKSERFREDIKLISKEKEFKPVILAGGDLYDMHKEIKAIKTDLLIGNSYGASMAQEENIPLFRVGFPIFDRLGAQRISVLGYRGGLSFVDNITNTILDFYYDEAGYEIEEEPITEYIQEVSQPNENVYEEEI, from the coding sequence ATGCGAAACTGTCACGAATCAAATTATGATAAAAAATTTGCTGTGGTAAACCCTGCCAAAATTTGTCAACCTATGGGTGCCATACAAGCACTACTCGGTTTAAAAAAGGCCATGCCCCTCATTCATGGTTCTCAAGGCTGCAGTACATACATGCGGTTTCAACTCACTCGACATTTCAGAGAACCTATTGAAGTAGCTTCAACATCCATGAATGAAAAAACGGTGATTTATGGTGGAGAATTCAATTTAATGAAGGCTCTTAAAAATATAACGGAGAAACAATCCCCAGACATCATTGCTGTAGCTTCCAGTTGTCTTACTGAAACCATTGGTGATGATATGACTGGAATCATTCGAAAATTTGAAGAAGCCAATACTGGGCAGAAATTACCAGAAATTATCTCTATTTCCACCCCCAGTTATGCTGGAACCCATATTGAGGGATATGATAACACAATAAAAGCTCTGGTTGAACATTTAGCCATTCCAGGCCATCCTAATGAAAAATTAAATATTATCACCGGCCATTTAACACCAGCCGAGGTTAAAGAAGTAAAAAATATTTTGCGCGAGTTGAACTCTGAATTCATCATATTAACTGATACATCAGAAAACCTTGATGCGCCATTATCAGAATCTGCCCTCAATTTATATGAGGGTGGAACTTCCCTCGAAGAAATTCAAGATACTTGTAATTCTAAAGGAACAATTGCTTTATCCAAACATGTAGATTCAGCAGGGAAATTTTTAGAAAAGAAATTTGAAGTTCCCTGTATATCTGGACCATTACCCATAGGAGTAGAAAACACAGACCAATTCATAAAATCAGTCTGTGAATTAACAGGAAATGAAATTCCAGACGTTATCGAAAACGATCGCGGTAGATTAATAGATGCCATGGTAGACGCCCACTCATACACCTACCACCGAAAAGTGGCCATTTTTGGAGATCCTGATTTCGTATCTGGAATGTCAAGATTTACAGCAGAAATGGGAATGATACCGACTGTATTATGTACTGGTGCAAAAAGTGAGAGATTTAGAGAAGATATAAAATTAATTTCAAAAGAAAAAGAATTTAAACCAGTGATTTTAGCTGGTGGAGATCTTTATGATATGCATAAAGAAATAAAAGCTATTAAAACCGACCTTCTGATTGGAAACTCATATGGTGCTAGTATGGCCCAGGAAGAAAATATACCACTATTCCGAGTGGGTTTCCCTATATTCGACCGTTTAGGAGCTCAAAGAATATCTGTTTTAGGGTATCGGGGAGGACTTAGCTTTGTCGACAATATAACTAACACCATACTGGATTTCTACTATGACGAAGCAGGATATGAAATCGAAGAAGAACCAATTACTGAATATATTCAAGAAGTATCCCAACCGAATGAAAACGTCTACGAAGAGGAGATTTAA
- a CDS encoding nitrogenase component 1 codes for MSCINIIEKERSAIINPMKTCQPLGAMYAVTGINRAVPLVHGSQGCSSFVRYSLSRHFREPSEIAVTSLHEDAAVFGGRRNLVEGIQNVAIRLKPSLIGVITTCSSEIIGDDIIGFIGTAKKELNEKLGQDKAEKIKIVPISTPSFVETQLKGYDNAIKALADHVAEPGEPNEKVNIIPGMVNPGDVREIKHILNLMDTEGIILTDISDPFDSPLRPSATQYKPYYPKGGTTVEEITDSANSLGTISLCKYAGSGALSLEKKYNVPVELGPIPIGIQNTDQLLRNLKKITGTDIPDSILDERGLLIDSMADLSGRYLHGRTVGIYGDPEITAGMARFVGELGMEPKMVITGSKSPEFIKDIEKVGKETGVEIDTMVDQDLRTMEVYLQENPVDLLIGSSDARLIAKEQNIPLVRVGFPVFDRVGYHRKPIVGYNGGLHLIDLITNTVLENYYENEHWKLQQ; via the coding sequence ATGAGCTGCATTAACATTATTGAAAAAGAAAGAAGTGCCATTATCAACCCCATGAAAACTTGTCAGCCATTGGGCGCCATGTATGCAGTTACTGGAATTAACAGAGCTGTTCCTCTAGTCCATGGATCACAAGGATGTTCTTCATTTGTAAGATATTCTCTATCACGTCATTTCAGAGAACCCTCTGAAATCGCAGTTACATCCCTTCACGAAGATGCTGCAGTTTTTGGAGGCAGAAGAAACTTAGTAGAAGGTATTCAAAACGTTGCCATTCGATTGAAACCTTCACTTATTGGAGTTATAACCACCTGTTCCAGTGAAATTATTGGTGACGATATAATTGGATTTATAGGTACTGCTAAAAAAGAATTAAATGAAAAACTAGGCCAAGATAAAGCTGAAAAGATAAAAATTGTCCCAATAAGCACCCCTAGTTTCGTAGAAACCCAACTTAAAGGTTACGATAATGCCATAAAAGCCCTAGCAGATCATGTGGCCGAACCGGGTGAACCAAATGAAAAAGTGAATATTATACCCGGTATGGTTAATCCCGGAGACGTGCGTGAAATCAAACACATACTTAATCTCATGGACACTGAAGGAATAATATTAACTGATATTTCAGATCCATTTGATTCACCACTTCGACCCTCTGCCACACAGTATAAACCATATTATCCTAAAGGAGGGACCACTGTAGAAGAGATTACTGATTCTGCCAACAGTTTAGGTACTATATCCCTGTGTAAATATGCCGGATCTGGTGCTTTATCTCTTGAAAAAAAATACAATGTCCCTGTAGAACTCGGCCCAATACCCATAGGAATTCAAAATACTGACCAGCTACTTAGAAATTTAAAAAAGATCACAGGAACCGATATTCCAGACAGCATACTGGATGAGAGAGGGTTGCTTATAGACTCCATGGCCGATCTTTCTGGAAGGTATTTACATGGTAGGACTGTAGGTATTTATGGTGATCCCGAAATTACTGCAGGAATGGCCAGATTTGTTGGAGAATTAGGAATGGAACCTAAAATGGTTATAACTGGATCAAAAAGCCCAGAATTCATTAAAGACATTGAAAAAGTCGGAAAAGAAACTGGTGTTGAAATTGATACCATGGTCGACCAAGATCTAAGAACAATGGAAGTATATCTTCAGGAAAATCCTGTTGATTTACTTATTGGGAGTTCAGATGCGAGGTTAATTGCTAAAGAACAGAATATTCCCCTTGTAAGAGTGGGATTCCCAGTATTTGATAGAGTAGGTTACCACAGAAAACCGATTGTAGGATACAACGGAGGACTTCATCTAATAGATCTGATAACCAACACTGTTTTGGAAAATTATTATGAAAACGAACATTGGAAGTTGCAGCAATAA
- a CDS encoding NifB/NifX family molybdenum-iron cluster-binding protein codes for MKIAVASTNGKIIDLHFGDADQFLIYKINNGNYEFDEIREKTPIPLNNHQERWVASIDLINDCKAVICSKIGKEPTIELRKMGIKPVQLDCNVKEAVKECSKHLLS; via the coding sequence ATGAAAATAGCCGTAGCTTCAACCAATGGAAAAATAATAGATCTACATTTTGGAGATGCAGATCAGTTTTTAATTTATAAAATTAATAATGGAAACTATGAATTTGATGAAATAAGAGAAAAAACACCCATACCATTAAATAACCACCAGGAACGGTGGGTGGCATCTATTGACTTGATAAATGATTGTAAAGCAGTCATATGTAGCAAAATAGGGAAAGAACCTACAATAGAACTTAGAAAAATGGGAATTAAACCCGTGCAATTAGATTGTAATGTGAAAGAAGCTGTTAAAGAATGTTCAAAACATTTGTTAAGTTAA